In the genome of Synechococcus sp. UW179A, the window CAGCGCCGCAGGATCTTGATCAAGCCATTGCAAGGGACAATCCAATTCGCTCAAAACCAGCCAGGCTGCTGCGAGATCCCAGATCTTGGGTGTGGCCTCCAAGGCTGCCACTGTCTGTCCCATCGCCACGCTGACCAGGTTGAGGCTGGCAACACCAAGCAAGCGGATTTTGCCTGGGAAAGGGTCCTCATGGCGGCGCTGCAGCACCCGGATCGCACGACTGCACAGCGACACGCAGGCACTACCAGCCTGCAGGCGGGTCTCGGGCGTAAGAGGTTTACCATTGCGCCAGGCACCTCGACCACGGATCGCCACAATCCGCTGACGCAGAGATGGAATCTCCAAAAAAGCCTCGCTAGGACGCCCGTCTACAAAACGAGCCACAGAAATCGCCCAATAAGGGATTCCAGCTGCGTAATTGGTGGTGCCGTCGAGAGGATCCACAACCCAGAAGGCTGAAGAAGAAGGACAAGCCTTCTCTCCCTCCTCGCTAAGGGTGAATTCACCGGGAGCCAGCTCGGACAGCCCATCAACAAGGGCCTCATCGCTCCAGCGATCACAAGCGGTGATCAAGGATCCATCAGCCTTGACATCCGAAGCGATATGTCCAAAATCTTGTCTTTGCCGATCTGCGACCCTGTCGAGC includes:
- a CDS encoding inositol monophosphatase family protein, with translation MTSRLLNPQQLLAVHQLLDRVADRQRQDFGHIASDVKADGSLITACDRWSDEALVDGLSELAPGEFTLSEEGEKACPSSSAFWVVDPLDGTTNYAAGIPYWAISVARFVDGRPSEAFLEIPSLRQRIVAIRGRGAWRNGKPLTPETRLQAGSACVSLCSRAIRVLQRRHEDPFPGKIRLLGVASLNLVSVAMGQTVAALEATPKIWDLAAAWLVLSELDCPLQWLDQDPAALTPGQDLADVSFPVLAASSQAELERLRPWGESLLLP